The Urocitellus parryii isolate mUroPar1 chromosome 13, mUroPar1.hap1, whole genome shotgun sequence nucleotide sequence AAAAGCTAGCATAGCTTTGAGGCTAATTGAACAGAGTCAAGCTTTTCTAGACTATTCTTTCTTGTAGCTGGGTTAAGAAATCACCACTTAGTAAACTTTCTAAATGAGTTACTCCTAGTCAGACCCATAGAGAAGCTATCTGTAGGTTTGTTCATATATATCCAGCATACAATATATTCATAACTTCCAGTTTCAGTATGGGAATCCTAAACCATTCAAACCATTCTAAGACTTCTTTctaatatcattttttatatctgAAGAGAACTCAGTGCTAATTCAGGAGCCAGAGATAGCACATAAAACAAACTGAGCTATTTTGACCTTGGGCAAAGTCATACACATTTCTgctgtatttttaataactagAACACGATTCTCTTGTGGATCTATAGAACTTTCTGTTTGTACTTATTCTCAATTAGTATGGACCAAAAAGGGcaatttttttccttgcagtgATGAAAATTAGCTGTGCTTTGTgagttaatttctatttttcaaaacggcaaaaaaaattatttttgaatccTGTCTCTGTTTTACCCACCCCTTGCCCTAATcctaagaaaatgtatttttgtgaagtctaaaacctgaaaaaaatttttttttattcattttcattacaAGTACAAATCAGGTCAAATACAATAAAATCTTCTATCAAACTTGGTACTTCCAGTTTTTAAGAAAGGGGGTGGAGGgcagaaagatagaaaaagaaagggtCATGTACTTAAACTTTCTATATCTGTGTCTCCCCTCCTAAATACATTTTACGAAGTTTGGCTCAGTTTTTCTACACAAACCAagtccaagtaatttttattcatCTCAAGAGTGTAAGACAACCTGTCCTCAAAAAGGGAATGGTATAGTAAATGAACATTGGTTATGATATGAAACCACTAAAGGAGGATTCTTATTTGTTAACATCGATTTTAGTAAATTCTTCCTGAAATCATTTCCAAGGCCTTTTATACTGCCTGTGTTAAATTTGTAGTTGAGGAAGagttttttgtttagtttgtgTCAATTGCACTCAAATCTGAATGAGTTGAAGAATTCCCCTCTCTTTACCACCACCATGATTTTAGATATATGTTTCATATTCTCATGACTGTTTCCAACATAGTACTTACGTATTTCCAAATTTAACAAGTGATTGGTACTTGTCAACATTGCCAACTCTTAAATATCTTGATCTGATTTTCAACACATTTCAATTGCCAGCCACTGAATTATGAAGAAACACAACAGGTGACCCTACAAATTGGAGTAGTTAATGAAGCTCCGTATTCTAGAGAGACTAGCTCAAGATCTGCCATGAGTACAGCAACGGTTACTGTTAATGTGAAAAATCAGGACGAGGGCCCTGAGTGCAGCCCTCTAGTCCAGACTGTTCGAATCAAAGAAAATGCACCAGCAGGGACAAGAAGCAGTGGATACAAAGCATATGACCCAGATACAAAAAGTAGCACTGGAATAAGGTATTTATCATTGTTCTATTGTTCACTCCAAATTTATTGTGTTCTAAAgaattataatttacttattgTCATTTCACTTATAAtactttttatgcctttaattcaTTGTTGTTAAATAGGTATAGGAAAATAAGTGATCCAAAAGGGTGGGTCACCATTAATGAAGATTCAGGAATAATCACAGTTTTCCGAAGCCTTGACAGAGAGGCAGAGGCCATCCCAAGTGGTGTATATAACGTTACCGTCCTTGCGTCAGATCAAAgtaagaaatgtgtttttaagcCTGCTACATACATCTTTGGCAATATACTTCCATTTTCAAAAGTGACTCTagacacttttaattttttcccaaaatgacATATAAAGTAATTGAGAGATTTGCTATAATTTATTAACTCATGTCTGCTTTCTAATAGCATTTCCAGGGTTAAATGTAATTATAAAGCAATTTAGTCACAGACATACTTGAAACTGtaacatattaatattaattaggaaaaattgagaaaatgacTTTGGTAAAACTAGCTTCAGTTTATCTACTCATTTCtcttaaaatcttcattttattgggAAAGTTTATTACAGGGAGAACATACTTATTGCCACATGGCACACTTCTGGAAAGCAATTATAACTTTTACAGGAATTTAACAGTATACTGAGGGGCTAGAATTGTGATTAAACACATTATACAAAGATAAATCATCCTCACAGTAAATGATATAGTTATAAAATTAGACAACACTATGAATCcgtaaaatcatataaaatgtaaaattatgttCTGTGCCTCCTATAAAGTTGAGAGGAATATGAGTAGAGTGATTATATGTAAGACTCATTTAGTGCACAAAATACACTTTTACCATACATACATTTGAACTTTGATCTTTTGTAAGATAAATATGCTAACTATAATAAATACGTTATTATGCTCTCACTTGCAAAATTAGGATTCAGCCATGATTTTGGAAGATGATTTAGGTATTCCAATTCTCTCTGAATGAATTCTGAAATATACTCAGTGACTAGTCTCCTTAAATATTGTTCttctgctattcttttttttctagaattcccATTAGATGaatattgctattttatttctaCTGGAATTTGAGctgtaatttcctttttaaataattaatgcattttctttaaatcttgGAAGATTCTAACTATACCTGCTTCAAAGAAGTCTTACATAGAATTAATCTAACAGTGATTTTGTTGGATTTTAACATTGCTCCTTTGGGAATTTTAATTGGCAGGCTCATATTAAATGGGAGGTATTTGGTTTGctttctgcttctattttttttctttcctcttctactGTACCCCATCTCGGCTAGCAGTCTTGTAGTTGCTTGTACCTGCTTTTTTTCTGGCCCATGGTTCAGGACCAGTTTTGAATCTGGAGTCCCAAGTATTCCTGGCCCATAATGGCACTGGAACTACTGCAGGTCCAGTCGCTGGTTATGACTTCCGGGATCTGCCTGGTCCTCTGGCTTTCCTATGTTGATAGCTCCCTATGAGACAGAGCCTCaggttttcttcttcctcttcttcgtCTCAGTGTTCAAGGCATCTTTAATAATTAGAAGGAATAACTGATTGAGAGACAGGACTCCTGACCCATGCTCTTCAACTTCATACCTAATAACGTCATTACTAATTTGTGTCCCAGATTTATTTCTGTCTGCTTTGTCTTTGACTCTTCCAGATTTGTCGGTGTAGTGCCTTGTACAGAGTACTTACTCAGTAAGTTTTTGCCAAATATATAGATTAATTACTTAAACTACACCCATGGTGATTATTTCAGTTTGCAAATGATTTTCCATTCTTAGAGCATTTTCAtatactatttttgttttattttccaaaatatttatcttctgtCATTAACTTTTCTTGGAAAACCTTAAGCGCTTCTTGTAAAAATGGATATTGAAATCTACACTCTCTAGTATGGTTTTCaaagatccccagcccttttctccaCTCTCAATTTCCTGCTCCctgctctctgcttcttcctttattttctctagGTCAGGGATGTGTTCAACATGCTTTGCAACCTCCTTGAATTTTCCCATGCTTTCAAACATCCCAGAAGTACTATTGTTCatactcttttcctttctcctcttaaaAACCAATCAAAACTCACCTCTATAaagatttctatatttattgtaGTGAATTCTTGAATTGGGTGAACGTACCTAATATAGTAGTTATTCTCTGCAATCCACTTGAATATagtattcttattcttattcttccttttttttttttttttgagtactgggcattgaacttaagggggctcaaccactgagccagatccctagcccattttatatttttagttagagacagtgtcttgctaagttgcttagggcttaagctaaattgctgaggcttgctttgaacttgtgatcctcctgcctcagcctcccaagctgctgggattaaaggcctcCTGTGATACTACACCTGGCCATAATATTCTTTTAACGTTCCCTGAGGATTTAGCTTGTGGCTGTGCTTGTGACAGTAACTTATACATTATAGGTACTcaacaagtatttaaaaattttcagtgtaTTATTATTTCTTGGCAAAAActtcaaacattaaaaatgtatttttactttgattttcctAGATGGGAGAACTTGTACAGGGACACTGGGGATTATACTTGAAGATGTGAATGATAATGGCCCATACATACCTAAGCAGACAGTAGTAATCTGCAAACCTACTATGTCCTCAGCGGAGATTGTTGCTGTTGATCCTGATGAACCCATAAATGGCCCACCATTTGATTTTAGTTTTAGGAGTTCCGATTCAGAAGTACGGAGAATGTGGAGACTGATGAAAATTAATGGTATGTGTTTCGAAACGTTGCCCTTTTCTTTTCAATGTCATCTAGATGTTTCTTGATGAAATAGAATAACGCAGTTCTCAGTTTGGGCGGGCACTAGGCCTCTCCAGTGTCTGCCTGTAATTCTATGCCAGAGTTTCTTTAGGCAAAGTTTCATGAGTTTGCATTTCCCACTCTAAGAACCCATCCACATGAATTCTTTACATGACAATCATATCCTACATTATAAGGGAATCCCTCTCTTTTGCATATTCGTCCTCTAGGAAGTGGAGTCTGAGGCAGTCACTCAAGCAGAATATGTGTTAAGAAATTTGCTTGAAATCAGCTGTGAAAGGAAGGACtgggaaaaggagaaatggaggTGCAGCGCAGACCAGTAACAGCTGAGCTGATCCCATGGGGAGTCTGAGCTCAGGTCCTTTCACACTGGTTCCATGTCGATTCCCCGTTCTCTGTCATGGCTCCATGGGTGGAGGAGGCAGCCCAAAGGGATATGAGTTGGAGTAAAAGGGATACTCACAGAAGACGCTGATGGCAGTCCTTCATTGCATGGGGATCTGGTGCCGAGACAGTGTCCACCATGCCATCACTCCTGTCTACCCCTGTGTTGACTCCTGACCATTTTGTGTCTGTTGTTTTTCTTGGGATCCTTCCTCAACTTGGTTCCCAGTCTTTCCTTTAGACTTCAGCCCATAATGGTCTTTGGTGACAAGAATGGTGAAAGGGAAGGTGACATTTTCACCTTCCCGTCATTCTCTACATCAGCAATTCCCCATCTCCTGCTTGCCCTTCCTGTGGACCATGATGTTGGTACTGCTGGTTATCAAGGACGAgtcctgctccctcacatgttgaagtataatatTAGAGAGGCACGCTAAGGCAAGCATATAAAagagggtttatttaaaaaggggtaacatagattTCTTCTGGGAGGGAGAACAGGGCCATAGGTGGTATCCTGGTATCCACAGAAGTGAGAGCGTTtggcctttttatatgtcctaggcttcctttgttctcctgctcccttccccttatctctctccttcctgcataggTGACTAGGTGACTAGGTGAGAAGTAGATGGACTGGAGGGGCCAAAGTGaagtgatctgggcaggaaggggactCATTAACTACTCCCTGTAGGAGGGATGATCCCTGGGagaggttaccttagcaacaggttggagcaggggcaggttatcttgataagggtggaggagaGCTCTGAAGGAAGTAACAGTTCAgtccctccattctctggatctgacccttgcctatctgcttgtctaattctggcttcaatgtCATGCTCTGCCAGTTTTTATGACTCAAGAACCTCTGTAAATTCAGTGAAGTTTGCTTTAAAATATCCTTGACCATCTTTAAATCCCACCTTTTCAGTGACTGACTCTCACATTCCTGTTAGgacaaattagaaaagaaaggtgagaaaaatgtaaagtggaatgggatggggaaaggaaaagaaggactcataaaaataagtaagctACTGACTGTGGCTTGAAGCCTGTCTTGTGAACCTACAAGATGGCTTTAAAACagtattccattttgtgtgtatTCTTTCCTAAGAAGAATTGACCTTATTCTTAGATTTTTGACTTTTCTACTCATTTGGTGTCATAAcatcattgttttaaataatgttgataggaaatgatgattttaaaaatatatatccctaCTTGCTGGGTGCAGTGTCGCATACTGGTGATTGtaatgattcaggaggctgaggcagaaggatcacaagtttgaaaccagcctcggcaacttagtgagaacttcagcaacttagcatatcatctaaaaataaacaaatagaaagggctgggatgtagcagtggtaaaacacccctggattcaatccacagtaccctgcccccaaaatatatttatatatatatggttatcagtgatatatatatatatacacacatatacacatatatagatagatagatagatccattaatctacacacacacacacacacacacacacacacacacacacacacatctccataCTTTGGCAGAAGTATGTTTGTCCAAaactttgtgggttttgttttgttttgtagttcagAGTATTGAACTCAATGCTTTGCACATGCCGGAAAGGTTCCATACCCTTAGCTACACTCCAAGccctcaaattttattattttagagttaCTGGTCTGTGAGTTCATCCCAAACCAGGGAAACAACAAGTTAAGAAACACCAAGAAAAGACTTTGAAGTCATATGGTCAAATGCTGGCCTCACCATTTATTAGTTCTGTAAATCTGAACATACTGTTTATTCTGTTTGAGTATCAATTTACTCATGTGTAAAGTGGGATTATTTCAGAAAGTAAATGAGATCATGAATGAAATAGACCATAGCACACTGTGAATCatgagttttggttttgtttgtcttattatttttattattccttgtATAATAAACTTGACAAGTTAACCATGGTTTATCTTaaaatcttaataattttctCACCTAAACATCCAATTTACATTGAGAGCCTCAAACATcgcaccgaaaaaaaaaaaaaatcagaatgtcaGATTGGGCATTTAAGTGAGAGAGGGATTGTCCTTTGGCATGTGACAACCATATTTAGTATCATGTCTTTGGTTCTGAATCCAAAATTGGGCTTGTGGTCTAGATCTCTTTCTACCTTTgatctaacaaaaaaaaagaaaggtcaaaacaaaaatctgtgtAGGTGGACCCAGTGTCCTTCAGGAGATGTAGTTCCAGCAGTGTGACCTATGACCTACTAATATGTTCAAAGTCAGGTGTGTTCTAAGTTGTTAGGATCTGTCTCTGATAATAAATCACAAGTGTGTGTGTTTACTCGGCACagtatatgagaaaaaataaagggagatACCCAGAATTTCAGATCATTCCTTTCTGATAAAGTCAGTGAAAAGGAAATATACACTGACTGTTTTAACTGAATATTTTACTGATATGATAAAAACCAACCTCTTATGCCCCTTAGTTATGATAAAAGGGTTTGTTTTTGAACaggtaaaatatattatttcaagaccAACTTTTATATGCAATATGCAATGGCTGTAGGTTAGAACTATTCAGACCATTCACATTTACAGTCTGCTAGCAGTTGTGCTATCCCATTGAATATCCATTTGTAGGGAAATATGATAACTGTCTGATAAATAGTTCTTTTTGCCCAGGACAAATCAGTGATGTTCTATAATGTTTGGTTTTATTTCGTAAATAGTTATTTTTGCCCAGGACAAATCAGCGATGTTCTATaatgtttggttttatttctttctcagataCAGCGGCAAGTCTTTCTTATCAGAACGATCCTCCATTTGGGTCCTATGTAGTACCAATTCAGGTTACAGATAGACTCGGCTTCTCTGCAGTCACTTCTCTGAATGTTGTTATATGTAACTGCATTACCGAAAATGACTGCACCTTTCGCGCAAGTGGAAGGACTGGCAACGGCGAAGTAAAACTTGGAACGTGGGCCATCCTGGCAATATTGTTGGGCATAGCATTGCTATTTTGTAAGTCCTTTCTTGAATTTCAGTAACAGTCTCTAAGGTAACTTCCAAGACACATTCTTATAACCAGCACTCTCACCTATAGCTGATCGTTTGCATATAGCTTAGTTTCTATTtaacacataaatatttgtaGTGCATATTTTAAGTGCACTTATGTGTAGCTCTGGTGTCTCCTCAATTAACATAGACATAACTTTCAGTGTAGACATAACAGCATGTGGCATGCACTTGCCACATGTATTTAGAGCAAACTTTTGTATACTGCTTTGACATAAGCAGTCTCACTTATATGCTCTAGAAAGTTATGATTTATTTTGCGTATGAATCATTGTAAATTCATACTTTCACATTATCTTATGATAGACTTAAGtagagttctttctttcttcctccaggtATACTATTTACATTAGTCTGTGGGACTTCTGTGataaacaaacaaccaaaagaaCTGCCTGATGATTTAGCCCAGCAGAACCTCATTGTGTCGAACACCGAAGCTCCTGGAGATGACAAAGTGGTAAGTCATTTgtcttaaataaatacaaaggatgAATTAGAGTATAATGTAGATTCTTTCTAGAATGATCTTTTCTGAGCAAAGTTCTTTTGAGATCAGGTAATTTACCATAAAATGTCATCTCCCTCATGGAACAGATAAAAATGACTGATTCCTCTGAGGACACATGGTATTTTGATTTGGCCATGTAGTGTGAGTTTATAGTAAAAATCCTTTAGCATGTCATTAGTACTTTCTACTTCAGATGTTTCATGGTTTCAGTGTTAGGCCtagttttctgcatctatttaaaTTGCTGCTTCTGCTGTAAACATGTTGCATTTAATTAGTCACAGATCGCCAggataattgttttaaatttttttctggcaaCAGCAATAAAATTGCTACAAGCTTTGATCATCGTGGGAAGAagtttaatggattttttttctggctgtaATGTGGGTTAGAGAAGAGCCTGAGGTTGAATGTCCAAAAGAGCAGTGCTAGCAAGTGACAAACATTTCTCTGACTTTTTTCTAGCCCCATATGTGAAAGAGGAGCAAGTAAATTCCTTATAAAAAGCGTAATTAATGAtcagagcagaaaaaaatttggaaaataaaagcctGAGGTATTTAAGGAGggattgaaagaaataaaacttaaattacatTAGTGGCCAGAGCTTTGATGTTCTTGGTATCTTCCCTGCTTggtttattatttgcatttatgtGGATTGCAAGAATATATTATTACAGCTAAGATTCTTACAGCAACATTATTCTTGTTATTTAGTTGAAGTGAACTGAATTGCTGAACAAAAAGGCtgattattatttctgtttctgcCTTGGCAGATAAAAGGGGATGGATTTACCTATGAAAGTAACATTTCATAATTTAACTATGAAAGCAAATATATATGAGACCGTAGTGATGCTTTGGGGTGTGAGATGCAGGAAGGAGGTAACAACTGAAGTTGTGCAATATTATAAGAAGCTTTTAAAGAAGGAATTATACATCAAGCTTTCCAATTTTTCCAGGTGCCACTGACAACTGCAACTTGTTTTTTATGATAAGACCCTAAATTTAATATTGCAATTGTCATAGTCAGGTGCTCGGGATTGACAAAACAGGCTTAGTTTCTGTCCCCAGAGAGCTTACTACTTTCTAGGACACAAAACAAATCAAGGCAAATTTCAGTAATgatgttgatttttctttgtcctttttttttttcgtgtgtgtgttgttgttgttattattattcttttctgtAATTTCCCCAACgcaaattgttttcatttcagtATGCCACAAATGGCTTCACAACTCAAGCTGTGGGTGCTTCTGGTCAGGGAATCTGTGGCACCGTGGGATCCGGAGTCAAAAACGGAGGGCAGGAGACCATCGAAATGGTGAAAGGACACCAGACCCTGGACTCCTGCCGGGGGGTTGGGCATCATCACACGCTGGATTCCTGCAGGGGAGGACAAGTGGAGGTGGACAACTGCAGATACACTTACTCCGAGTGGCACAGTTTCACTCAGCCCCGACTTGGAGAAGTGAGTTTCCCTAGATGTTCTAcaaatctattttaatttcccTTAAACTTTATAATGATAaagattttatgtttatttctatctctgtttttatttaattatgaatcTGCTCATTGGAAGTAGTTTCTTCTTAATTCTGATTTAGTTAGGTTCCGATTTGAGTAGTTATTTACTTTTCCTCAGATGTTGTTTGggttttattcttcttcatgaaatCAGATGTgacaatatttaaattattctctCAAGACTTTGTGCTAACATTTCACATCTGATGACTCATGTCTTAGAATCCAGAAGTGTAGTACAAGACAATACCCATGTGCTTCACCACTGTGCCTGTCTGTGGATATCTGAACTCATATCCATGTGGGTTCAGTTTAATACATGCATTTTCACTTTTCGCCATCATATTTGAAAGGGGAAATGTCTGATTACCTAAAATGAACACTAGTTACTTGCTGCCTTGTGTGTGACAAATAGAAACTTGCTATATTACTGAATTGATAGTGTGATTCTTGATCATACGGACCAATCATGTGCATTTTTTATATGTAGGAATCCATTAGAGGACACACtctgattaaaaattaaacaatgaaaGGTAAAtcaaagcaattatttttatgttagtaCGTTTtggtgtttaaaataataataataaaatgtgttgtGTTTTTCCCCTTGACAGAAAGTGCATCAGTGTAATCAGGATGACAGTCACAAGCACGCTCAAGACTATGTCCTTACGTATAACTATGAAGGAAAAGGATCGTCAGCTGGTTCTGTGGGCTGTTGCAGTGAACGACAAGATGAAGATGGGCTTGAATTTTTGGATCATTTGGAGCCCAAATTTAGGACACTGGCAGAAGCATGCATAAAGAGATGAACATGGTCTCATTAAGTCAACCAAAGCCAGTGGCTTATCATCTTTTAATTTGTGTTCCTCTTCCTTTTAGTTACAAACAAGGATTTTTCAAAACAGAAGATGTTATGTTTGGAacttttctctgtttattttgCACAATCTCTTTGGCCAAATGCATATTTACGGGAAACCAAATAAGTACACAATTGTTTGGACTTCCATGTAGTTTTTGATTACATGCTCCCAAGTACATTTATTTACAAACAGGAAACTTGCATTATTGTTTACATTTGGGTATAATGACAACAGCCAATTcataatgcaataaaatttaattcattcaaATCTGTATTTAAAGACCACTTGAAATATAACCTAATAGAAGAATGTAGAGAATATTATCTCTGGTTAATTAATTACTTAGTTATTTGTGTGGTGCTTGGAAACTGTTGTTTTTCTAAACATTCTAAAGTGTATATACTTTACCTTGCTTTATTTTGTAGCATGACCTTTCTTCATAATGGGCAGGGAGATTTCTAACTAGATATTGATTGTTATTACAATTCCATTTTGATGGAGCTCACTTTTAGATTTTATTCCATGTAGAATCTTATACTGAGTCTATAATTTCCCTGTTACCGACTCTGTTAGTGAAATTTGTTTCAAAAGTGCTTTCAGAATGTTTTTGCTCTTGCAgattttttgtctttgaaatgcCCAgtggtgtctgtctgtctgtctttccctctctctctctcctatttgtcttctatttttttttcaaaaacttctaCTTAGGTTAGAGAATccagatatttttcaaagttgtctctctttttccttttgtataaagtgaattctttttgttttatgtaagcatatgtattcttttttttctgaaaaatcagtGTGTTAACTTTATTGTTTTGAATATCTTGGTGATTGCTTCATTACCTCCTCAACAAAGAATTTTGCCATTGAAACTGTAGAACTATGTTATGATGTTTTAGATGCAACATTCTATGTTAACAAAAGGACTGGTGTAATTAGATTGGGATGAGGATATTTAGTGTGTGCGGTAGCACAGTTATAGTTCATATCTTTAAAGCAAGGATACAGTTTATAAATGCCAAATAGTGTTGATTGTTTGAAATAAGCTTCAAAATACAGGGATCTTGAAAGTTCTCTAGGATgacaattttgcattttttttttaagataagatGGTTAGTCCTATCTGTTTgtaaaggttttttgttttttttaatattacacagTTACAGTTTTAGCAAATATACAAATGAACCAGAcagcttaaattttaaaacaataagacaAAATTAAACTTAATAGCCAAGCAAATTTCAGATTTATGGCTTACTTCATTGAATTCTTTATGTGTGCAAATACATGGacattctaaatatatttctaatatttaatattgttaataatGTGCCTGCCTTAAATGT carries:
- the Dsc2 gene encoding desmocollin-2; its protein translation is MAAAGPTRSRIGALCRQLLLTLSILSFACDACKQVILHVPSKLDAEKFVGRVNLEECFKSANIIHSSDPDFQILEDGSVYTTNAVLLSSETRSFTILLFNTDSQEEKEISVLLEKETQVQKRRHSKEKVLRRGKRRWAPIPCSMMENSLGPFPLFLQQVQSDVAQNYTIYYSIKGPGVDQEPLNLFYVERDTGNLYCTQRVDREQYESFELTAFATTPDGYTPEYPLPLIIKVEDENDNAPIFTETTYTFMILESCKVGSIVGQVSATDKDEPDTMHTRLRYSILEQLPSSPTLFSMHPSTGVITTLSSQLDRELIDKYQLKIKVQDMDGQYFGLHTTATCIINIGDVNDNLPTFTRTSYVASVEENTIDVEILRVTVEDKDLINTPNWRANYTILKGNENGNFRIATDPKTNEGVLCVVKPLNYEETQQVTLQIGVVNEAPYSRETSSRSAMSTATVTVNVKNQDEGPECSPLVQTVRIKENAPAGTRSSGYKAYDPDTKSSTGIRYRKISDPKGWVTINEDSGIITVFRSLDREAEAIPSGVYNVTVLASDQNGRTCTGTLGIILEDVNDNGPYIPKQTVVICKPTMSSAEIVAVDPDEPINGPPFDFSFRSSDSEVRRMWRLMKINDTAASLSYQNDPPFGSYVVPIQVTDRLGFSAVTSLNVVICNCITENDCTFRASGRTGNGEVKLGTWAILAILLGIALLFCILFTLVCGTSVINKQPKELPDDLAQQNLIVSNTEAPGDDKVYATNGFTTQAVGASGQGICGTVGSGVKNGGQETIEMVKGHQTLDSCRGVGHHHTLDSCRGGQVEVDNCRYTYSEWHSFTQPRLGEKVHQCNQDDSHKHAQDYVLTYNYEGKGSSAGSVGCCSERQDEDGLEFLDHLEPKFRTLAEACIKR